CCCGCCGCGATGGCATCGGCGATGCCCACCGAGCCCTGGGCATGCGCGGCCGTGCGGCGCCCCGCCTTCCGCGCCTCCTCGATGGCCGCGCGCATCTCCTCCAGCGTCAGCTGCGGCGAGCCCGGCTCCACGCCCGCCGTCATGACGCCGCCCGTGGCGATGAGCTTGATGACGTCGGCGCCCGCCTTGAGCTGCTCGCGCACGGCCTTTCGCGCATCGTCGGGACCATCGGCCTCCCGACCGAGGAAGTTGCCATGGCCGCCCGTCATGCATATCGGCCGCCCGGCGGCCAGGATGCGCGGTCCCGGGAAATGGCCATCGGCAATGGCGCGCCGCACGGCGAGCTCGACGTAGTCCCGCCCGCCGAGATCCCGCACGGTGGTGACGCCGGCCTCGACCGTCTCCTGGGCGCGCCGCAGCGCCTTGAGCGCCGTGAGAGCCGCGGGCTCGTCCTTGAGGGCGCGCACGGGGTCCGGCTCGGCGCCCAGGCAGAGATGGACGTGGCAATTGATGAGGCCGGGCAGCAGCGTGTGCCCCTCGAGGTCGATGCGCCGGCCGCGCGGCGCCTGCGCGGTGTCCACGATCCGGGCGATGCGGCCCTCTTCCACGACCACCGCGCGACCGCGAACGGGCTCGGCGCCCGTCCCGTCGATGAGGGTGGCCCCCACTAGGATCAGTGTCTCCATGGTGCTCCTAGATGTTGAGGCGCGGGTCGAGCGTATCGCGCAGCCCGTCGCCGAGAAGGTTGATGCCGAGGACCGTGACGAGAATGGCCAGGCCCGGGAAGGTGGCGAGCCACCAGGCCGTCGAGAGGTAGACGCGGCCGTCGGCCAGCATGCCGCCCCAGGTCGGCGTGGGCGGCTGGACGCCCAGGCCGAGGAAGGACAGCGCGGACTCGATGACGATGACCCGGGCCATGTCCAGCGTGGCGACCACGAGCCATGGCGTGAAGGCATTGGGCAGCACGTGGCGGAGGAGGATGCGGCCGTCGCGGCTCCCCAGCGCGATGGCGGCCTGCACGAACTCGCGCTCACGGATGGACAGCACCTCGCCCCGCACCACGCGCGCGTAGACCACCCAGGACGACACCCCGATGACGATGATGATATTGCGCAGGCTCGGCCCCAGCACGCCGATGACCGCGATGGCGAGCAGGATGAAGGGGAAGGCGAGCTGGATGTCGGCCAGCCGCATGAAGAAGTCGTCGACCCTGCCGCCGAAATAGCCGGCCACGAGACCGATGGCCATGCCGAGCACGCCGGAGATCAGCACGGCCGAGAGCCCGACGACCAGGGCCACGCGCGAGCCGTAGATG
This Candidatus Methylomirabilota bacterium DNA region includes the following protein-coding sequences:
- a CDS encoding amidohydrolase family protein, with the translated sequence METLILVGATLIDGTGAEPVRGRAVVVEEGRIARIVDTAQAPRGRRIDLEGHTLLPGLINCHVHLCLGAEPDPVRALKDEPAALTALKALRRAQETVEAGVTTVRDLGGRDYVELAVRRAIADGHFPGPRILAAGRPICMTGGHGNFLGREADGPDDARKAVREQLKAGADVIKLIATGGVMTAGVEPGSPQLTLEEMRAAIEEARKAGRRTAAHAQGSVGIADAIAAGITTIEHGIYLTDEIIASMKGKGVFLVPTLVAPAAICAGGLAAGIPEFMVRKSEMVTSHHIASFQRARQAGVSIAAGADSGTPFNPHGSLLPELELMVKHGMSPLETIRSATSVAAQALGIETETGRIAPGLAADLVAVAGEAAESIQALADIRLVLARGAMIRSS
- a CDS encoding ABC transporter permease — its product is MAPPSGVTTVALPIPSAPEERQWIATLKRLVRRRTALFGLAVVAVVVLAALGAPLVTAFDPIEQDINQRLKEPGWRNAAGQAHVLGTDHLGRDILARIIYGSRVALVVGLSAVLISGVLGMAIGLVAGYFGGRVDDFFMRLADIQLAFPFILLAIAVIGVLGPSLRNIIIVIGVSSWVVYARVVRGEVLSIREREFVQAAIALGSRDGRILLRHVLPNAFTPWLVVATLDMARVIVIESALSFLGLGVQPPTPTWGGMLADGRVYLSTAWWLATFPGLAILVTVLGINLLGDGLRDTLDPRLNI